From a region of the Micropterus dolomieu isolate WLL.071019.BEF.003 ecotype Adirondacks linkage group LG21, ASM2129224v1, whole genome shotgun sequence genome:
- the snx18a gene encoding sorting nexin-18a, translated as MALRAKALYDFNSENPGEVSVRENEVLTLYSEQDIDGWFEGTNSKGERGLFPASYVEILRNDATSTFNNNSCSTSGDTYPDSRYANVPSGGFDGSQNKVENLSKLSPPAFTSFSAPTQQQQQQQQHTYQQQSQGSDDDWDDDWDDSSTVADEPGTVGGRYRDFEGNGPSTYRVSTSSMARGNAQQAKSSATVSRNLNRFSTFVKSGGEAFVLGEASGFVKDGDKICVVMGQYGPEWQENPYPFACTIDDPTKQTKFKGMKSYISYKLTPTHTQTQVNRRYKHFDWLYARLVEKFPVISVPHIPEKQATGRFEEDFISKRRKGLIWWMNHMTSHPVLARCDVFQHFLTCNSADEKAWKQGKRKAEKDEMVGANFFLTISPPAAPLDFQEVESKIDGFKTFTKRMDESTLQLNATVNEFARKQISGFKKEYQKVGLSFKVLSQAFEMDQQVYSAGLNQAISFTGEAYEAIGEYFAEQPSKDLDPITDLLALYQGHLANYPDIIHVQKGALTKVKESKKHVEEGKMDRAQAEGIDDRCNIISCATLAEIQHFHHIRVRDFKAQMQHYLQQQISFFQKVTGKLEEALQKYDNA; from the exons ATGGCGCTCAGAGCCAAGGCGCTGTACGACTTCAACTCTGAAAACCCCGGGGAGGTGTCGGTGAGGGAGAACGAAGTACTGACTTTGTACAGCGAACAGGACATAGATGGCTGGTTTGAGGGGACGAACAGCAAAGGAGAGAGGGGACTGTTCCCCGCTTCCTACGTGGAGATCCTGAGGAACGACGCCACCTCCACgttcaacaacaacagctgtAGCACATCTGGGGACACTTACCCGGACTCCCGATACGCCAACGTCCCATCCGGAGGGTTTGACGGCTCTCAGAATAAAGTTGAGAACCTTTCTAAACTGTCTCCGCCCGCGTTCACCTCTTTCTCAGCCCccacacaacaacagcagcagcagcagcagcacacttACCAGCAGCAGAGCCAAGGGAGCGATGATGACTGGGATGATGACTGGGATGACAGCTCTACTGTCGCAGATGAGCCAGGGACTGTAGGAGGAAGGTATAGGGACTTTGAAGGCAATGGGCCTTCCACTTACAGAGTGTCAACATCGTCAATGGCAAGAGGAAATGCACAGCAAGCGAAGAGCTCTGCCACGGTCAGTAGGAACCTGAACAGGTTTTCAACCTTTGTGAAGTCAGGAGGAGAGGCGTTTGTGCTCGGGGAGGCGTCAGGCTTTGTGAAGGATGGGGATAAGATCTGTGTGGTAATGGGTCAATATGGTCCTGAGTGGCAGGAGAACCCGTACCCATTCGCTTGTACAATTGACGACCCCACTAAACAGACCAAGTTCAAGGGCATGAAAAGCTACATCTCCTATAAGCTgacacccacccacacccagACCCAGGTGAACAGGAGGTATAAGCACTTTGACTGGCTGTACGCTCGCCTGGTGGAGAAATTCCCTGTTATCTCGGTGCCACACATCCCGGAGAAGCAGGCCACAGGGCGATTTGAGGAGGACTTCATCTCCAAGAGGAGGAAGGGCCTGATATGGTGGATGAACCACATGACCAGCCACCCTGTCCTGGCCAGGTGTGATGTTTTCCAGCACTTCCTCACCTGCAACAGCGCTGACGAGAAGGCCTGGAAGCAGGGCAAGAGGAAGGCCGAGAAGGACGAGATGGTCGGAGCCAACTTTTTCCTCACCATCAGCCCCCCTGCAGCTCCGCTCGACTTCCAGGAGGTCGAAAGCAAAATAGACGGGTTCAAGACCTTCACCAAAAGGATGGACGAGAGCACCTTGCAGCTCAACGCCACTGTAAATGAGTTTGCCCGCAAGCAGATTAGTGGTTTCAAGAAGGAGTATCAGAAAGTGGGGCTGTCATTTAAGGTCCTCAGCCAAGCCTTTGAAATGGACCAGCAGGTGTACTCTGCTGGACTCAACCAGGCGATCTCCTTCACTGGGGAGGCGTATGAAGCCATCGGAGAGTATTTTGCTGAGCAGCCCAGCAAGGATCTCGACCCCATCACAGATTTGTTAGCTCTTTACCAAGGACACCTGGCAAATTACCCAGACATCATCCATGTCCAGAAAG GAGCCCTGACAAAGGTGAAAGAGAGCAAGAAGCATGTGGAGGAGGGCAAGATGGACCGGGCACAGGCGGAAGGCATCGACGATCGCTGCAACATCATATCCTGTGCCACTCTGGCCGAGATCCAGCACTTCCACCATATCCGCGTGCGCGACTTCAAGGCACAGATGCAGCACTACCTACAGCAGCAGATTTCCTTCTTCCAGAAGGTCACAGGAAAGTTAGAGGAGGCTCTACAGAAATACGACAACGCGTAA